TTCGAACCGGCTCCACCCACCCTGACCGGCCTTGCTGAAGGCGAGCTGAATCCGACCCCGCCGGCGACGGTCTTCAGCGAACCCTCAGCCGGGCCCGGCATAGTGGATCCGGTGAATGCTGCCGGTGTCCGCATCCTGGTCGTCGAGGACGACGATCTGCTGCGTGCGGTGATCGCGGAGTCGTTGCGCGACGCCGGCCACCTGGTGGAGGTCAGCGCGGACGGGATGGCCGCGGCGGCCGTCGCGGACAGCTTCCGGCCGGACCTGGCCGTGCTGGACGTGATGCTCCCCCACTGGTCCGGCCTCGAGCTGGCCCGGGCGCTGCGCGGTGGCACCGACGTCCCGGTGATCTTCGTGACCGCGTTGGACGGCGTCGACGACCGGCTGGCCGGGTTCGACGCCGGAGCCGATGACTACCTGGTCAAGCCGTTCGCGGTGGCCGAGCTGTTGGCCCGGGTCAGCGCGGTGCTGCGCCGGTCCGGCCGGCTCTCGGCCCAGTTGATCGAGGTCGGCGACCTCATCGTCGACGACGACGCCGGGGTGGTGCAGCGTGCGGGTCAGGAGATCGACCTGACCGCGACGGAACGACGCCTGCTGCTCTACCTGGCCCGGCACCGCGGCCGGGTGCTCTCGAAAACCCAGATTCTGACGCAGGTCTGGGGATACGACGCCTACGACCCGAACCTGGTCGAGGCCTTCATCTCCGGGCTGCGGCGCAAGCTCGACCAGCACGGGCCTCGGCTGATCCACACCGTCCGAGGCGTGGGCTACCGGCTCGCCGCGCCCGTGCCCGCCGCCGCGGCCGACCGCGATGACTGAGTCCGCGACGACCGACCGGCTCACCGGGTCGAGCCAGCCGCCGCCGCGGAACGAGACGCCGGAGCAGGACCGCCCGGTCCGGACCGGGTCACTGCGGGCTCGGGTCGTGGTGTCCGTCCTCGTCCTGCTGGCGATCATCCTCGTGCTGCTCGGCGTCGTGGTCACGACCATGCTCGGCACCTCGCTGCGGGACGATCTGCGCCAACGCCTGCAGGACCGGGCCGGCTACGCGGTCGTCCTGCAGCAGCAGGGGGTGACCGGCCAGACGCTGGCCGATCAGATGTCCGGCGGCGGCATCTTCAGCACCTTCACCGCCGGTGGGCAGGAGTACGTCGGACGGCCCGACGCCGCGCCCCAGGAGCAGACCCCACCGACCGCGCCCACCCCGGGCAACCCGCCGGGAGGTGCGCCGCCCCTGCCGCAACCGGCGGTCGAACCCGAGGTCGCCTTCACCGAGTCGGCGGGGCAGCTGACCGCGCAGGTGACGCTGCCCGGCGGGACCCTGCAACTGCAGGCCAGCGAGAACGACATCGAGCGGACGCTGTCCACGCTGCGCACCATCGAGATCGTCGCCGGGGTGACGGCGCTGGTGATCACCGGCCTGGTGCTGATCCGGCTGGTCGCCGTCGCGCTTCGCCCGCTGGACCGGATGGCCTCCCTGGCCCGCCGGATCGGCGCCGGCACGCGCGGTCGCCGGCTCCGTCCGACCAAACCCACCACTGACCTGGGCCGCACGGCCGTCGCGTTCGACGAGATGCTCGATGCCCTGGAGACCGCCGAGGCGACCGCGCAGCAGGCCCAGGAGCGCATGCGCCGGTTCCTGGCCGACGCGTCCCATGACCTGCGCACACCGCTGGCCGGCATCATCGCCGGCTCGGATGCGTTGCTCCGAGCCGACTTCGACGAACTCGATCGGGCCGAGCGGGAGCAGCGGTTGGTCGCGATCGTGCGGCAGTCCCGGCAGGCCGCCCGGCTGGTCGACGACCTGCTGTTGATGGCGCGGATAGACAATCACGCGGCCAACCACCCAGCCAACCCCGCAGCCAACCCCGAGACCCGTTCGGAATCAGTCGATCTGGTCGAGGTGGTACGGCAGCAGGTGGACGCCGTCGCGCTGCGCCGGCCCGATCTGCGGATCGGCCTGCGCCCGGTCGCCGAGAACGTCAGCGTGCGGATCGACCCGGACGAGGTGGGACGGGCGTTGGCCAACCTGCTGGAGAACGCGGCCCAGGCCAGTCCCTCGGGCGGGCAGGTCACCGCGACCGTCGCCGTCGCACCCGGTCCGTCCGGGGCGCATGCCTACGTCACCGTCCAGGACGACGGGCCCGGAGTGCCGGACGATCAGCGCGATCGGATCTTCGAGCGGTTCGTCCGGCTGTCCACCGATCGGGGCGGCGGGGGTTCCGGGCTCGGTCTGCCGATCGCCCGCGCCATCGCCCGACGAGCTGGCGGCGACGTGGTCTGCCGGCCCCCCGCGGCGGGGGTCGGCGCACGGTTCGAGCTCAGCCTGCCGCTGGCCGGTCAATGACCGGCGCCTGGTCCGTGGGGTCCGCCCCGGCCCAGGCGGCCAGCAGGAGCCCGGTCAGGTTCTGCTCCGTCACGCGCGTGGGGTTGGATGGTGGCGCGATCGCCACCACATCGGTGACGGCGACCGGGATGTCAGCTTCGCGCAGGCCCAGATCGCGCAGGCTGCGCGGAGCGTGGAGCGTCCGGCGCAGCTCCTGCAGACCGGCCAGGGCCGTCGGGCTGCCGAAGGCGGTGGCCAGTCGCTCCGCCGCGTCCGGGGCGTTCGGCGCGTTGAACGCCAGAACGTACGGCAGCACGGTGGCGTGGGTCTGGGCGTGCGGCAGGTCGAACCGCCCGCCCAGCACATGGCAGATCTTGTGGTGCAGGCCCGAGCCGGCCGAGGCGAACGCGGTCGCCGCGAGATAGGCACCGTAGAGGGCTATTTCGAGTCCGGCTAACCCCTGCGGCGCCGTCGCGACCAGTGGTAGCCCCTGGTGCAGGGCTCGGGCGCCCTCGGCGGCGAACACGGCGTTGATCGGGTCGGCCGACGGCGCCCACAACGAGTCGACGCAATGCGCGAGCGCGTTGAGCCCGCTGGCGACCGACAGGTCCACCGGCAGCCCGCGCAGCAGGGTGGCGTCGTAGACGATCGCCCGGGGCAACACGACCGGATCGATGCCCGTGGTCTTGCGCCCGGCCTCGGTCAGTCCCCAGACGGCCGTCGCCTCGCTGCCCGCGTAGGTCGTGGGCACCGCAACGATCGGCACGCCCGTGGTCAGGGCCACCGCCTTGGCCAGCCCGGTGGTCGACCCGCCACCGACCGCCACGATCGCATCCACCCGGTGCGCGGCCGCGGCCGCCCGCGTCCGTTGCGCCACCTCGACCGGCACGTGCATGACCACCTCGTCGTGCCGCAGCACCGGCGACAGTTCGCTGGTGACCTTCTCGGCCAGCGCGGCGGCCGCGGGCCCGGCTATGACCATGACCCGCCGGGCGTTCAGCCTGTCGACTTCGGCCCGCACGGCGTCGGGGGCACCCCCGGTCGCGAACCGGACGCACTGCGGCAACGACTCATGAACGAAGTGCACGGGGTCAGTCTCGGCGCCGCATCCACTTTCCTCAAACGAGCAGCAACGCCCGACGCACACCGGGACCGGAACCGCAGGTCCCCCCGATAAGGGACAGTTCCGGGCCACCGGACCGGCCGGTGCGCGCGCTACGTTTCGGCGGTCATCGTTGTCGACCTGGGGGGCCGCACATGAGCACACCGACCATCACCGATGCCGACACCCGACCTCAGCGGCGCCGCGTCGCCGCCTTGGTCGTTGCGCTGCTGACGATCTCGCTGTCGGTCGTGCTGGCCCCGTCGGCCGCGGCGGTGCCGGCCGGGTACCGGCCCAACGGGTGCACGTTCTCACCCGACCGCGGCGTGGTGCCCGTCTATTACGACTTCAAAGAGGCGTGCAACGCGCACGACTACTGCTACGACGACCTGTGGTACGGCGGTGGCGAGAACGGTCGCGCTGCCTGCGACACCTACTTCGTCAACCGGATGAGCGGGTGGTGCAACAACTATTACCGCGCCTGGTATCTGAGTGTCCAACGCGCCCAATGCGGTGGCGTCGCCCAGGCGTACTACCGGGCCGTCCGGCTATTCGGCGGACCTTATTTCAACAATCCCAACCTGAACTAGCGGACCCGCTCGACGCGGCTCAGGCGGCCGGACCCTGGGCCAGGGTGACGGTGGCCGAGTGCTTCGCCCCGGACGAATCCACCCAGGTCACGCTCACCCGGTCGCCCGGGTTGTGCGCCGCCAGCGCGGTGCTCAGCCCGTCGGCACTGCTGACGGCCCTGTCGTCGATGCCAGTCACCGTGTCCCCGGCGGTCAATCCGGCCTGCTCGGCCGGCGAGCCCGACACGACGCCGCCGATCAGCGCGCCGGCGGTGCCGGTGCTGCTCGATCCGGACCGGCTCCGGCCGGTGCCCGTGCCGGCGGTGGCCGCGGACTGCACCTGCACGCCGAGGAAGGCCGGGTAGCCGATCCGGACCCCGTCGGACTCGTCGCCGGTGATGATCTGCTTGGCGATGCCGAGGGCGGTGTCGATCGGGATGGCGTAACCGTTCTCGCTCTGCCCGGCGACCACCTCGGCGGCGGTGTCGATGCCGACGACCTCGTCGTTGGCGTCGAACAGCGGCCCACCGGAGTCGCCGGACTGGATGTCGGCGGTGGTCTCGATCAGCCCGGTCAGCG
This genomic window from Nakamurella multipartita DSM 44233 contains:
- a CDS encoding HAMP domain-containing sensor histidine kinase, yielding MTESATTDRLTGSSQPPPRNETPEQDRPVRTGSLRARVVVSVLVLLAIILVLLGVVVTTMLGTSLRDDLRQRLQDRAGYAVVLQQQGVTGQTLADQMSGGGIFSTFTAGGQEYVGRPDAAPQEQTPPTAPTPGNPPGGAPPLPQPAVEPEVAFTESAGQLTAQVTLPGGTLQLQASENDIERTLSTLRTIEIVAGVTALVITGLVLIRLVAVALRPLDRMASLARRIGAGTRGRRLRPTKPTTDLGRTAVAFDEMLDALETAEATAQQAQERMRRFLADASHDLRTPLAGIIAGSDALLRADFDELDRAEREQRLVAIVRQSRQAARLVDDLLLMARIDNHAANHPANPAANPETRSESVDLVEVVRQQVDAVALRRPDLRIGLRPVAENVSVRIDPDEVGRALANLLENAAQASPSGGQVTATVAVAPGPSGAHAYVTVQDDGPGVPDDQRDRIFERFVRLSTDRGGGGSGLGLPIARAIARRAGGDVVCRPPAAGVGARFELSLPLAGQ
- a CDS encoding phospholipase A2, whose translation is MSTPTITDADTRPQRRRVAALVVALLTISLSVVLAPSAAAVPAGYRPNGCTFSPDRGVVPVYYDFKEACNAHDYCYDDLWYGGGENGRAACDTYFVNRMSGWCNNYYRAWYLSVQRAQCGGVAQAYYRAVRLFGGPYFNNPNLN
- a CDS encoding maleylacetate reductase, whose translation is MHFVHESLPQCVRFATGGAPDAVRAEVDRLNARRVMVIAGPAAAALAEKVTSELSPVLRHDEVVMHVPVEVAQRTRAAAAAHRVDAIVAVGGGSTTGLAKAVALTTGVPIVAVPTTYAGSEATAVWGLTEAGRKTTGIDPVVLPRAIVYDATLLRGLPVDLSVASGLNALAHCVDSLWAPSADPINAVFAAEGARALHQGLPLVATAPQGLAGLEIALYGAYLAATAFASAGSGLHHKICHVLGGRFDLPHAQTHATVLPYVLAFNAPNAPDAAERLATAFGSPTALAGLQELRRTLHAPRSLRDLGLREADIPVAVTDVVAIAPPSNPTRVTEQNLTGLLLAAWAGADPTDQAPVIDRPAAG
- a CDS encoding response regulator transcription factor, translated to MNAAGVRILVVEDDDLLRAVIAESLRDAGHLVEVSADGMAAAAVADSFRPDLAVLDVMLPHWSGLELARALRGGTDVPVIFVTALDGVDDRLAGFDAGADDYLVKPFAVAELLARVSAVLRRSGRLSAQLIEVGDLIVDDDAGVVQRAGQEIDLTATERRLLLYLARHRGRVLSKTQILTQVWGYDAYDPNLVEAFISGLRRKLDQHGPRLIHTVRGVGYRLAAPVPAAAADRDD